One Anoxybacillus amylolyticus genomic window, TCGGCAATACATCAATATCCCCGCCATACTGGTGCATAACACCGCCTTTTACTCCAGGAACGCGAATGAATAGTGGTACACGTTGCAATTGCGTATGTTCAAACGGTGTAATCTCTTTTCCGATAATTTGCGCCATTGCTTCATTATGGTTATCAGAGATGCCATAATGGTCGCCGTATAAAATGATAATCGAACGGTCGTAAAGCCCTGATTGCTTCAAGTAATCAAAAAATTCTTTGACCGCTTCGTCTAAATAACGCGCAGTTTGGAAGTAGCGGTCAACGGAACCGTCTCCTGTTGTTGCAGGTGGAATCGTTGCTTCGTTTTCATCGATTAAATAAGGGAAATGGTTCGACAACGTAATAAATTTTACGTAAAACGGTTCTTTTAATGTTTGTAACAACGGAATCGACTCTCTAAAGAATGGCTTATCTTTTAACCCATAGTTTAACACGTCTTGGTCGTTCATATCATAGTAACTTGCGTCAAAGAAGTGGTCGAAACCAAACGATTTGTAAATCTCGTTGCGATTCCAGAATGTTTTATAGTTTCCATGAAAAACTGCTGACGTATAACCATGCTGTCCTAAAATGGCTGGTGCCGCTTGGTACGTATTTTGTGCTTTTGTTGTAAAAACTGACCCCTGCGGCAAGCCAAATAACGAATTTTCCAGCATAAATTCGGCATCCGACGTTTTTCCTTGCCCTGTTTGGTGGAAAAAGTTATCGAAATACATTGTATTTTTTTCATGGGTGAGCGAGTTTAAAAACGGTGTCACTTCTTGCCCATTTAACTTATAGTTAATTAAAAAGTTTTGAAACGACTCTAGGTGAATATAGATGACGTTCATTCCTTTTCCTTTGCCAAAATACGCTGGACTCGGTTTGGCATACGTTGCTTGCACATGGTTCAATACGGTTGTGACATCGCTTTTGTTCGCAAACGCCCGTTGCGTAGACGATTTCAAGCTTTGAATCGCGTCGTAAATGACGTAGTTGTACATCCCTAAATATTTCACAATATAGCTGCGGTCAAACGTTCTTGTTAGTAATTGTGGGCGATCAATTTCTGCCAATGCTAGGTTAGTGACAAATGTAAACACCGCTGTTGCAAAAAGTAAGTTCTTTTTATGACGTCCTAAAGAAATAGGCTGTAAATTCGCACGCTCTTTCACGATAAGTAAAGCTAATACAATAATGTCGATTAAGTAAATAACATCGTGCCATTTGAGCAACTCTAAAATGCTGCCACCCAGGCTACCGAAATTGCTTGTTTGTGTCAATGTCGGGAATGTAATGAAATCGCTAAAGAATCGGTAATAGACAATGTTTGCGTATAAAATAAATGAAAGCACGAAATCAATGATAATAAGCCAAATATATGATCGTTTTCCTTTCGCGAATAGCGCGAGCCCGAAAAAGAAAATGGCCGAACTAATTGGGTTGATAAAAAGCAACCATTTTTGCAGCGCGTTACTAATCCCTAAGTTAAATTCAATACGATAAGCAGCATACGTTTTCATCCAAAATAAAAACACCGCTAATATAAAAAAGCGGAGATGGGTATCGGACCAGCGTTGCAACCATTTTATATTACTGAGCCCCTTCATCTTTCTTATTCACCTCTATTTTCTTTCATTCTCTCATTCTAGATTTTTAAATATATGGAACACCCATTGCGTTTATGACTGTGTTCATACTATGCAAAAGATTCACTGCTATATATTATACAACAAAATTCCCATGTGGAGTAGCATAATATATTATTCCTTATTTCGTCAAATACAGAATTTGTTTTTTTTGATTTTAATCAAATAGGTATAAAAGCAACAATCTGCTCCTAGAAAGCATTGTACAACACGTGTATTCATCTGGTGTATTTTTACATAGGTGATTATGGCATATCGTAAAGCTATATAAATGCACATTGAAGTGTTAACATTTTCCGACTGTCGGGGGACCGAACAACACTGCTCCCAGACAAATGAATTTGTCTGGGAGGCGGCTCGTTATTCGGCTCTCTGCCACGCGAACGCGTGACAGAGGCAAGCCAAAGGCTTGACTCGGACAGTCAAAAATAAGTTAAACTCCCCAGTTGCATATATATAGTGGAAGGATAGAAAGTGGGGAAAATACAAAAAAAGGAGATATATGTTTGTACTTCTAAAATTGTTAGTGTCCATATTTTCTTATACGTTACGGTGTTATCTGAAAGGAACATGATGGTTAGCGAAGAATGAAAGAAAAAAGAAGAGCAAATAAGAGAAAGAAATGAAAATCAGGGAAAAAGGTGATTAAATCCTCTATTTTCTTCCTAATCCGTTGTTTTTGACTCTTTACAATGAAAGTGGAAGCGAGTAACATATCAGCTATGATTAATCAAGCATAGAATAAATCGTTGAATCCGTAATGGAGCGGGGGAACCATTGTTGTAACGTGTGTTACTTGGGGTGAATCCGACGCAGGAGGGGCTACTCTCATGCCCTAACCCGACAGCTAACCTCGTAAGCGTAGTGGGAGGGATGGAATATTGCCGTTAAGGACATCCTTGGCGGCTTTTTGTATTTTTTTTCTTTCATAAATGTGCAAAATAAAACTAACTTAAAAAGAAGGAGA contains:
- a CDS encoding LTA synthase family protein; the protein is MKGLSNIKWLQRWSDTHLRFFILAVFLFWMKTYAAYRIEFNLGISNALQKWLLFINPISSAIFFFGLALFAKGKRSYIWLIIIDFVLSFILYANIVYYRFFSDFITFPTLTQTSNFGSLGGSILELLKWHDVIYLIDIIVLALLIVKERANLQPISLGRHKKNLLFATAVFTFVTNLALAEIDRPQLLTRTFDRSYIVKYLGMYNYVIYDAIQSLKSSTQRAFANKSDVTTVLNHVQATYAKPSPAYFGKGKGMNVIYIHLESFQNFLINYKLNGQEVTPFLNSLTHEKNTMYFDNFFHQTGQGKTSDAEFMLENSLFGLPQGSVFTTKAQNTYQAAPAILGQHGYTSAVFHGNYKTFWNRNEIYKSFGFDHFFDASYYDMNDQDVLNYGLKDKPFFRESIPLLQTLKEPFYVKFITLSNHFPYLIDENEATIPPATTGDGSVDRYFQTARYLDEAVKEFFDYLKQSGLYDRSIIILYGDHYGISDNHNEAMAQIIGKEITPFEHTQLQRVPLFIRVPGVKGGVMHQYGGDIDVLPTVLHLLGIDTKNYIQFGTDLLSPEHQQIVPFRNGDFITPTVTAVDGKYYNTQTGEQIEKNAEIDRDEQIVRTKLSLSDKVVYEDLLRFYTPKGFKPVDRSKYDYNHHEEK